The genomic window GTGACATAGTACAGCGGTGTCCACTGCTCCTCAGGTTCTCGTCGTCGGGGCCGGCATCGTCGGTGCTGCGATCGCCCGGGTGCTGGCCCGCGCCGGTTGCGGCGTCGTCGTGGTCGATCGCGGCGCGACGGCGGGCGGCACCTCGGCGAGCGGGGAGGGCAACATCCTCGTCTCCGACAAGGGTCCCGGCGCCGAGTTGCGGCTCACCCAGCGGTCGCTGACCGCGTGGGACCGGGTGCGCGAAGAGCTGCGTGACGAGCTGCCGGCCGGGTTCCCTGATCTGGAGCTGGACCACAAGGGCGGCCTGGTCGTGGCCACCACCGGCACCGGCGCGACGGCGCTGCTGGAGTTCGCCGGGACCCAGCGTGGTGCCGGGGTGACCGCCGAGGTCGTCGACGACGTCCGGGCGCACGACCTCGAACCCGATTTGACCCGTGACCTCACCGCGGCGGTCTTCTACCCGCAGGACGCCCAGATCCAGCCGGTGATCGCCACCGAGGCCCTGCTCGCCGCGGCCCGCCGGCATGGCGCCGAGGTCCGCCAGCAGGTCGAGGTCACCGGCGGCATCGTGACCGGCGGTCGGCTGACCGGCGTGCGGACCACCGGCGGACCACTGCACGCCGACCTGGTGATCGTGGCGGCCGGTCCCTGGTCGGGCGCGGTCGCCGACCGGATCGGGGTGACGCTGCCGGTCCGCCCGCGCCGGGGCACCGTGCTGGTCACCGCACGGATGCCGCACCGGATCCACCGCAAGGTGTACGACGCCGACTATGTGGGCGCGGTCGGCTCGGGATCGGCCGACCTGCAGGTCTCCAGCGTGGTCGAGTCCACCGCGGCCGGCACCGTCTTGATCGGCTCGTCGCGCGAGCGCCGCGGGTTCGACGACCGGATCGAGGCGCGGGTGCTGTCCGTCCTGGCCGCCAAGGCCCTGCTGCTCTTCCCGTTCCTGGCCGACGCCCAGGTGATGCGGGCCTACGGCGGGTTCCGCCCGTTCGTGCCGGATCACCTGCCGATCATCGGGCCGGACCCGCGGCTGCCCGGACTGTGGCACGCCACCGGTCACGAGGGCGCCGGCATCGGCTTGAGCCTGGCCACCGCCGACCTGATGGCGGACCTGATCTTCGAGAGAGTCACCGAGAACGAGTTCCGGCTCGACCGGCCCGCTCTGGAGGGAGAGCTGTGAACATCCGAGTTCAGGTGGCCGGCGAGCAGGTCGAGGCCGAACAGGGCCAGACCGTCGCCGGAGTGCTGATGTCCGGCGGCCGGATCGCCTGGCGCACCAGCCGCAGCGGGAAGCCGCGCGGGGTGTTCTGTGGCATCGGCGTCTGCTTCGACTGCCTGGT from Actinoplanes derwentensis includes these protein-coding regions:
- a CDS encoding NAD(P)/FAD-dependent oxidoreductase: MSTAPQVLVVGAGIVGAAIARVLARAGCGVVVVDRGATAGGTSASGEGNILVSDKGPGAELRLTQRSLTAWDRVREELRDELPAGFPDLELDHKGGLVVATTGTGATALLEFAGTQRGAGVTAEVVDDVRAHDLEPDLTRDLTAAVFYPQDAQIQPVIATEALLAAARRHGAEVRQQVEVTGGIVTGGRLTGVRTTGGPLHADLVIVAAGPWSGAVADRIGVTLPVRPRRGTVLVTARMPHRIHRKVYDADYVGAVGSGSADLQVSSVVESTAAGTVLIGSSRERRGFDDRIEARVLSVLAAKALLLFPFLADAQVMRAYGGFRPFVPDHLPIIGPDPRLPGLWHATGHEGAGIGLSLATADLMADLIFERVTENEFRLDRPALEGEL
- a CDS encoding (2Fe-2S)-binding protein, whose translation is MNIRVQVAGEQVEAEQGQTVAGVLMSGGRIAWRTSRSGKPRGVFCGIGVCFDCLVVVNDLRDVRACQRRVADGDRIEFQEDDHA